In Agrobacterium sp. RAC06, a single window of DNA contains:
- a CDS encoding SIR2 family protein, producing the protein MKPRHISEIQNAIANKNLVVVIGTGASQALSATHKTIFSWRGLIDNGISYCRSRSLINDGQHAVWQTLAQSDDLDDLISAAEFIGRKLEAPNGGMYSRWLEECFGDVGPSDNEFARILRNLKTLGIPIVTLNYDTLLEKVTGLPTIKFSDTRKVAQWARREIEGIVHLHGVWDSPESCVLGVRDYHSASSNEVRQFFQRHLSTFGRLLFIGCGDTFSDPNFSTLISWMRDEIKGGHPLHYAMVRESEARSRQADPTWQGFVEPISYGKEYEDLPASLQSILPSIEVFEHISKSQPPSTESQIRDDKTLTAYRSFLVKDCGQMTIEGIRTDIDTAQRKFDLEKLFVPLSVTPVPPEFPPSDKRREEKLKKWHEENEGPAQFGETFKTNERIALLALPGGGKTLLLKRLAVAYSNVDRRSSADDLLPNLELFPVLIRCREWREHISRPIPFILKNISAITGQDGLDNLYEALTPLLKAGKVVLLVDGLDEIHNDADRATFVENLEKFLEENKKVRLVVTSREAGFALIAPTIARFCSRWRIAPLDEEAISSLSVHWHKLMTGETPEALDEAEEVTERLISNPALRRLAENPLLLTMLLVVKHGAGRLPPDRVSLYNRAVEVLLDTWNIKGHEALNIKEALPQLSYIAYELMKRGKQTATQLELISLLEEARKKVPRIRMYAKDSPVDFLKRVELRSSLLMESGYQLEGAKAVPFYQFRHLTFQEYLAAEASVDGNYSNYSSDDSLLTPLAAHLEQQEWKEVVPMATVLARRQAESVILELVSRAAPHIAKLRRGPEADLKQVKGGRSMPHVVTLLLQCLAEETEASPAAMKEALLALGVFARGCRDNPNWDALLKGLYSDEFIKTIFDIDPQEWTPDIWLRNTRAVSLALTKSPTYWLSTDGKLEIRQKLAAGSEDEVERALLTIAGGYWGSLFHLPPDTELLELVTAHLLGDMPKALEPAAWVLGLLYSSHELEAPDVAVLDKLLELMLASPDENEVNSFAISKCASIGRDEWPVHLDAAEREVVLSRMDLLSGSRLELGCFVVAFHAKNVIDDRSLYGRLKAMDRFTISGPVVDIIKTLEKSLRIPKSKRIELPDRARRTRRIPPPSMT; encoded by the coding sequence GTGAAGCCACGCCACATAAGCGAAATTCAGAACGCCATCGCAAACAAAAATCTAGTTGTCGTGATCGGCACAGGGGCTAGTCAGGCGCTATCGGCCACGCACAAAACCATTTTCTCCTGGCGAGGGTTGATTGATAACGGGATTTCTTATTGCCGAAGCCGGAGTTTGATAAATGACGGTCAGCATGCTGTATGGCAAACACTGGCCCAATCTGACGACCTCGATGACCTCATAAGCGCCGCCGAGTTCATTGGCCGCAAACTCGAAGCCCCAAATGGCGGTATGTATAGCCGATGGCTTGAGGAATGTTTCGGCGATGTCGGGCCATCGGACAATGAATTCGCACGAATACTACGCAACCTGAAGACATTGGGCATACCGATCGTAACACTAAACTACGATACTCTATTGGAGAAGGTCACCGGACTACCTACGATCAAATTTTCCGACACCCGCAAGGTAGCGCAGTGGGCGCGACGGGAAATTGAAGGTATTGTACATCTGCACGGAGTATGGGACTCACCTGAAAGCTGCGTGCTGGGTGTTCGCGATTATCACTCTGCATCTTCTAATGAAGTGAGACAGTTCTTTCAAAGACATTTAAGTACATTTGGAAGACTACTGTTTATCGGATGCGGAGATACATTTTCTGATCCTAATTTCTCTACGTTGATCTCATGGATGCGCGACGAAATTAAAGGTGGACATCCGTTGCACTATGCCATGGTGCGTGAGAGTGAAGCCCGTTCGCGGCAAGCTGACCCCACCTGGCAGGGCTTCGTCGAGCCCATCAGCTACGGAAAAGAATACGAGGACCTACCTGCCTCGCTTCAGTCCATACTCCCTTCGATTGAAGTTTTTGAGCACATCTCGAAGTCACAACCTCCGTCTACAGAATCGCAGATTAGAGACGATAAAACACTTACTGCCTATCGGTCATTCCTAGTGAAGGACTGTGGACAGATGACAATCGAAGGCATCAGGACAGATATTGATACGGCACAGCGAAAATTTGATTTGGAGAAGCTTTTCGTCCCATTAAGCGTAACGCCTGTGCCACCGGAATTCCCCCCATCAGACAAGCGCAGAGAGGAGAAGCTCAAGAAGTGGCATGAAGAGAATGAGGGCCCAGCCCAATTTGGCGAAACATTCAAGACGAACGAGCGAATTGCCCTACTGGCTCTGCCTGGCGGAGGTAAGACGCTGTTGCTGAAGCGGCTTGCTGTTGCCTACTCCAACGTAGATCGGAGAAGTAGTGCTGATGACCTTTTGCCAAATCTGGAACTTTTTCCAGTTCTAATTAGGTGCCGTGAATGGCGGGAGCATATCTCGCGGCCAATTCCATTTATATTAAAGAATATCTCTGCGATTACAGGGCAGGATGGGCTCGACAATCTCTACGAGGCACTGACCCCGCTGTTGAAAGCGGGTAAAGTTGTACTGCTCGTAGATGGACTAGACGAGATACATAACGACGCAGACCGTGCCACATTCGTCGAGAACCTAGAGAAGTTTTTAGAGGAGAATAAAAAGGTCCGATTGGTGGTAACCAGCCGCGAAGCGGGTTTTGCACTTATTGCGCCTACTATAGCACGGTTTTGCTCCAGATGGCGTATCGCGCCGCTCGACGAGGAAGCTATATCGTCGCTATCAGTTCACTGGCACAAACTTATGACCGGCGAGACCCCGGAGGCTCTAGACGAAGCTGAAGAAGTCACAGAAAGATTGATAAGCAATCCTGCATTGAGGCGTTTGGCAGAGAACCCACTTCTATTGACAATGCTTCTTGTTGTGAAGCACGGCGCCGGGAGATTGCCCCCGGATAGGGTCAGCCTCTACAATCGAGCGGTAGAGGTGTTGCTAGACACCTGGAACATTAAGGGGCATGAGGCACTCAATATCAAAGAGGCGCTGCCACAGCTATCATACATAGCCTATGAACTGATGAAGAGAGGCAAACAAACAGCGACCCAATTGGAGTTGATATCCCTGCTTGAGGAAGCTCGGAAAAAGGTTCCAAGAATTAGGATGTACGCAAAAGACAGCCCGGTAGATTTTCTCAAGCGCGTCGAATTGCGATCTAGTTTATTGATGGAATCAGGATACCAGTTGGAAGGAGCTAAGGCTGTTCCGTTCTACCAGTTTCGGCATCTAACATTCCAAGAATACTTAGCGGCAGAAGCATCTGTTGATGGTAACTATAGCAACTACAGCAGTGACGACAGCCTATTGACGCCCTTAGCTGCGCACCTCGAACAGCAGGAGTGGAAAGAGGTCGTGCCCATGGCAACTGTACTTGCTAGAAGACAGGCGGAGTCTGTCATCCTTGAATTGGTATCGAGGGCTGCCCCACACATTGCGAAGCTAAGACGTGGACCCGAGGCCGACTTGAAGCAAGTCAAAGGTGGGCGCTCGATGCCGCACGTCGTGACGCTATTACTTCAATGTCTCGCTGAGGAGACGGAAGCCTCGCCTGCAGCCATGAAAGAAGCACTTCTGGCTTTGGGCGTCTTTGCTAGAGGTTGTCGCGACAACCCAAACTGGGATGCATTGCTTAAAGGTTTGTATTCCGACGAATTCATTAAGACTATATTTGACATCGACCCGCAGGAATGGACACCAGATATCTGGCTCAGAAACACAAGAGCCGTATCATTGGCACTTACAAAAAGTCCGACATATTGGCTCTCCACTGATGGCAAGCTAGAAATTCGCCAGAAACTGGCTGCTGGTAGCGAGGATGAAGTAGAGAGGGCTTTGTTAACCATCGCGGGCGGTTACTGGGGAAGCCTCTTTCATTTGCCACCGGATACGGAGCTGTTGGAACTGGTAACAGCCCACTTGCTCGGCGACATGCCCAAAGCACTGGAACCTGCGGCTTGGGTCCTTGGATTGCTGTATTCAAGCCATGAGCTCGAAGCCCCTGATGTGGCAGTTTTAGATAAACTTCTCGAGCTTATGTTAGCTTCACCTGACGAGAACGAAGTAAACTCTTTTGCGATCAGCAAATGCGCTTCCATTGGGCGAGACGAGTGGCCAGTTCACCTAGATGCCGCCGAACGGGAGGTAGTTCTGTCTAGAATGGACCTTTTAAGTGGCTCACGCTTG
- a CDS encoding GlxA family transcriptional regulator, with product MSKIQPQTKKRSIVFFLVPHFTLLPFAGAIETLRIANRMLGYAAYEWRLASVDGQKVYSSSGIGIEVNSSLADERRFLGGENRPNMAIVCSGIYVEEFNNKSVNAWLREAYNRNVAVGSLCTGAHVLAQAGLLNGKRCAIHWENLPGFSETFPQAEVYADLYEVDGNLYTCAGGTASLDMMLNLIGQDFGEGLVNRVCEQHLTDRVRSANDRQRLPLRARLGVQNSKVLQIIELMEANLAEPLSLLEIADDAGLSRRQIERLFRQEMGRSPARYYLEIRLDRARHLLVQSSMPVVEVAVACGFVSASHFSKCYRELYNRSPQQERAERKLTMSSNRTGVVV from the coding sequence ATGAGCAAGATACAGCCGCAAACCAAGAAGCGATCCATCGTCTTCTTCCTCGTCCCGCATTTCACCCTTCTGCCCTTTGCCGGCGCCATCGAGACGCTGCGCATCGCCAACCGCATGCTGGGTTATGCGGCCTATGAATGGCGCCTCGCCTCCGTCGATGGCCAGAAGGTCTATTCCTCCTCGGGCATCGGCATCGAGGTGAATTCCTCGCTCGCCGACGAGCGCCGCTTTCTCGGCGGCGAAAACCGCCCGAACATGGCGATCGTCTGTTCCGGCATCTATGTCGAGGAGTTCAACAACAAGTCGGTCAATGCCTGGCTGCGCGAGGCCTATAACCGCAATGTCGCGGTCGGCTCGCTCTGTACCGGCGCCCATGTGCTGGCCCAGGCCGGCCTCCTGAATGGCAAGCGCTGCGCCATCCACTGGGAAAACCTCCCCGGCTTCTCGGAAACCTTCCCCCAGGCCGAAGTCTATGCCGACCTCTACGAAGTCGACGGCAATCTCTACACATGCGCCGGCGGCACCGCCTCGCTCGACATGATGCTGAACCTGATCGGCCAGGATTTCGGCGAAGGCCTCGTCAACCGCGTCTGCGAACAGCACCTGACCGACCGCGTCCGCTCCGCCAACGACCGCCAGCGCTTGCCGCTGCGCGCCCGCCTCGGCGTGCAGAATTCCAAGGTGCTGCAGATCATCGAACTGATGGAAGCCAATCTCGCAGAACCCTTGTCGCTTCTGGAAATCGCCGATGACGCCGGTCTTTCGCGCCGCCAGATCGAGCGCCTCTTCAGACAAGAGATGGGCCGCTCCCCCGCCCGCTACTATCTCGAAATCCGCCTCGACCGCGCCCGCCACCTGCTGGTCCAGTCCTCCATGCCCGTCGTCGAAGTCGCCGTCGCCTGCGGCTTCGTCTCGGCTTCCCACTTCTCCAAATGTTACCGCGAACTCTACAACCGCTCCCCCCAGCAGGAGCGCGCCGAGCGGAAGCTGACGATGTCGAGCAATCGGACGGGGGTGGTGGTGTAA
- a CDS encoding LysR family transcriptional regulator has translation MTLMLRQPLPLLDNDVLRTFVAIAETGSFTTAADRVYRTPSAVSMQIKKLEEQLNVTLFLRDARSVTLTESGEVLLPYARRMLALSNEAVGRFRMPEMKGVVRLGAPDDIGERFMPTILRRFAELYPLIMVDLTVDTSGALRRRLAEQRLDLTLVNCAPGQVVHEGEVIHQEQLVWAGAKCGTAHIRDPLPVSIWEDGCCWRADALARLDKDKRPYRIAYLSAHTMAQRAAVIADLAVAPLPRSYLTDDMTALGSKHGLPELGSFEVRLLTGKETSETIQAVADSVRYAFSEMIGMAA, from the coding sequence ATGACTCTCATGCTCCGCCAGCCGCTTCCGCTGCTCGACAACGATGTTCTCCGGACCTTCGTGGCAATCGCCGAGACCGGCAGTTTCACCACCGCCGCCGACCGGGTCTATCGCACGCCGTCGGCCGTCTCGATGCAGATCAAGAAGCTGGAGGAGCAGCTGAATGTGACGCTGTTCCTGCGCGATGCGCGCTCGGTGACGCTGACGGAAAGCGGCGAGGTGCTGCTTCCTTATGCGCGGCGAATGCTGGCGCTGTCGAATGAGGCGGTGGGGCGGTTTCGCATGCCGGAAATGAAGGGGGTGGTCAGGCTCGGCGCGCCCGATGATATCGGCGAGCGCTTCATGCCGACGATCCTGCGTCGCTTTGCCGAGCTCTATCCGCTGATCATGGTGGACCTGACGGTCGATACATCGGGTGCGCTTCGGCGCAGGCTTGCCGAACAGCGGCTGGATCTGACACTGGTCAATTGCGCGCCGGGCCAGGTGGTGCATGAGGGCGAGGTGATCCACCAGGAACAACTGGTCTGGGCAGGAGCCAAATGCGGCACGGCGCATATCCGCGATCCGCTGCCCGTGTCGATCTGGGAGGATGGCTGCTGCTGGCGGGCGGATGCGCTGGCCAGGCTCGACAAGGACAAGCGGCCGTATCGGATCGCCTATCTCTCGGCACACACGATGGCACAGCGGGCCGCCGTGATTGCCGATCTCGCGGTGGCGCCGCTTCCGCGCAGCTATCTCACCGACGACATGACGGCGCTGGGTTCCAAGCACGGGCTGCCGGAGCTGGGGTCCTTCGAGGTGCGGTTGCTCACCGGCAAGGAGACGTCGGAGACGATCCAGGCGGTGGCGGACAGCGTGCGTTATGCCTTTTCCGAGATGATCGGGATGGCGGCGTAA
- a CDS encoding acyl-CoA thioesterase, with amino-acid sequence MADDKGQELRLQDFAGQAYDKLRYGDTDRQGHVNNAVFATFMETGRVELIYNPQDPLLEDGFSFVLAKLDIDYIAEVLWPGKVEIGTRVTRVGRSSVSMQQAVFQAAKLCASAETVVVHFDQTTRKSHPFSEAQRAKLEGWTQVG; translated from the coding sequence ATGGCGGATGACAAGGGTCAAGAGCTGCGGCTTCAGGATTTTGCGGGCCAGGCTTACGACAAGCTGCGCTACGGCGACACGGACCGGCAGGGGCATGTCAACAATGCCGTCTTTGCCACCTTCATGGAAACGGGGCGTGTGGAGCTGATCTACAACCCGCAAGATCCGCTGCTCGAGGACGGCTTTTCCTTCGTGCTCGCCAAGCTTGATATTGACTATATCGCCGAGGTTTTGTGGCCGGGTAAGGTCGAGATCGGTACGCGGGTAACGCGTGTCGGGCGGTCGTCGGTCTCCATGCAACAGGCGGTGTTTCAGGCGGCCAAGCTCTGTGCCTCGGCCGAGACGGTGGTGGTGCATTTCGACCAGACGACGCGCAAGTCGCATCCGTTTTCGGAGGCGCAGCGGGCGAAGCTCGAGGGATGGACGCAGGTGGGGTGA
- a CDS encoding histidine phosphatase family protein → MKTLYVVTHPQSVHHVEGRVGGWYDTALTDLGRRQAEAIAARITELCAEDTPALVSSDLLRCSETAEIIGRHLSLTPRLTPGLREMSYGVAEGKPQAWLDTRRLPVPDDGGLDDTGGIEGAETRRQTGTRIYGAMDALMADPADTLVIVTHGFALTFVIAWWIGMPIDCLGRVGFPVPSGSITHLAENTQWKSRSVIQLGEKAHLAGIA, encoded by the coding sequence ATGAAAACCCTTTATGTCGTCACCCATCCGCAATCGGTCCATCATGTCGAGGGTCGTGTTGGCGGCTGGTACGATACCGCTCTGACCGATCTCGGTCGCCGCCAGGCCGAGGCGATCGCCGCCCGCATCACCGAACTCTGCGCCGAAGACACCCCGGCCCTCGTCTCCTCCGACCTCCTGCGCTGCAGCGAGACCGCCGAAATCATCGGCAGACACCTCTCCCTCACGCCCCGCCTGACGCCCGGCCTGCGCGAAATGAGCTACGGTGTCGCGGAAGGAAAGCCACAGGCCTGGCTCGACACGCGCCGCCTGCCGGTGCCCGATGATGGCGGCCTCGACGACACCGGCGGCATCGAGGGGGCCGAAACCCGCCGCCAGACCGGCACCCGCATCTACGGCGCCATGGATGCGCTGATGGCCGATCCGGCCGACACCCTTGTCATCGTCACCCACGGCTTCGCACTGACCTTCGTCATCGCCTGGTGGATCGGCATGCCGATTGACTGCCTCGGCCGGGTCGGCTTCCCCGTCCCCTCAGGCAGCATAACCCATCTCGCGGAAAACACCCAGTGGAAGAGCCGCAGTGTGATCCAGCTCGGCGAGAAAGCCCACCTCGCCGGGATCGCCTGA
- a CDS encoding pyridoxamine 5'-phosphate oxidase family protein, whose product MNERPEPQSFPVTPRNRAKRLHERAAYDRDAVYAVLDAALLCHVAYVIDGQPYCTPTIHWRDGDWLFWHGSSASRMLKSQKAGIPVCLTVAHLDGLVLARSGFHHSANYRSAMCFGTAHIIDDPQEKADALKAVVDRFYPGRSDVLRENDPQEAKGTMVIGMRIEEASAKVRSGGVSDDPADVDARVWAGAIPVETRLGLPEICPKVPDGVTYPEHLAHFQEGRRLDEVLTESQALYEKQA is encoded by the coding sequence ATGAACGAGAGACCCGAGCCACAATCCTTCCCCGTTACCCCGCGCAACCGGGCAAAACGCCTGCATGAGCGCGCGGCTTACGACCGCGACGCCGTCTATGCCGTGCTCGATGCGGCCCTGCTCTGTCACGTCGCCTATGTCATCGACGGTCAGCCCTATTGCACGCCGACCATCCACTGGCGCGACGGCGACTGGCTGTTCTGGCACGGCTCCTCCGCCAGCCGCATGCTGAAGAGCCAGAAGGCCGGTATCCCCGTCTGCCTCACCGTCGCCCATCTCGACGGCCTGGTGCTCGCCCGTTCCGGCTTCCACCATTCCGCCAACTACCGCTCCGCCATGTGTTTTGGCACCGCCCACATCATCGACGATCCCCAGGAAAAGGCGGACGCGCTCAAAGCCGTCGTCGACCGCTTCTATCCCGGCCGCTCCGACGTGTTGCGCGAAAACGATCCGCAGGAGGCCAAGGGCACCATGGTCATCGGCATGCGCATCGAGGAGGCCTCGGCAAAGGTCCGCTCAGGCGGCGTCTCCGACGACCCAGCCGATGTCGATGCCCGCGTCTGGGCCGGCGCCATCCCGGTCGAGACACGGCTCGGCCTGCCCGAAATCTGCCCCAAGGTGCCCGACGGCGTCACCTATCCCGAGCATCTCGCCCATTTTCAGGAAGGCCGCCGGCTGGACGAGGTCTTGACGGAGAGCCAGGCGCTCTATGAAAAGCAGGCCTGA
- the pdxR gene encoding MocR-like pyridoxine biosynthesis transcription factor PdxR, with the protein MVKNIRTNSDWSASTPMLPAQGPRRLALYRSLRGLIESGQMKPGDKLPTTRDIAKRFGVSRGAAVAAYEMLVADGFAEARVGAGTYVAEAVPLLQAVPEPRVIEVQEVAAPLPGALGCSTADETTLRIFRMLMNRHLTQPSARHFHYNDPAGSHALRVEVAAYLKAARGVVCEPDQVIMTAGTQQGLDLAVRALLKPGDPVWIEDPCYAAARELFDGTGIAVTPVPVDGEGIDVASGIAARPDAKAVYVTPSHQYPLGVTLSMARRLALIDWARATGAYIIEDDYDSEFRFAGPPLSALQGIDGEGRVIYLGTFSKTLLPGFRFGYLVVPRHLRERVLTIRRLTDRFPSTLAEDALTEFLRDGHFSAHIKRARKRVKAARDALIEALRCDRLAVTVPEQGLHLVAELDGAEDDVALAAEARAVGFGVKALSPLYHGETKRRGLVIGFSGFAPDVLAQAARRFVSGLQGSPMRDAVDPDRQHLS; encoded by the coding sequence ATGGTCAAAAATATCCGAACCAATTCCGACTGGTCTGCGAGCACGCCGATGCTGCCGGCGCAGGGGCCGCGGCGGCTGGCGCTCTATCGTTCGCTGCGCGGGCTGATCGAAAGTGGCCAGATGAAGCCCGGCGACAAGCTGCCGACGACGCGGGATATCGCCAAACGGTTTGGCGTGTCGCGTGGGGCGGCCGTTGCAGCCTATGAGATGTTGGTGGCCGACGGATTTGCCGAAGCGCGGGTGGGGGCGGGGACCTATGTGGCCGAGGCCGTGCCACTGTTGCAGGCCGTGCCCGAGCCGCGGGTGATCGAGGTCCAAGAGGTGGCAGCGCCGCTGCCCGGCGCACTCGGTTGTTCGACGGCGGACGAGACGACGCTTCGCATCTTCCGCATGCTGATGAACCGGCATCTCACGCAGCCCTCGGCGCGGCATTTCCACTACAACGATCCGGCGGGAAGTCATGCGCTCCGTGTTGAGGTTGCGGCTTACCTCAAGGCGGCGCGCGGGGTGGTATGCGAACCGGATCAGGTGATCATGACGGCGGGCACGCAGCAGGGGCTGGATCTGGCTGTCAGGGCACTTCTGAAACCCGGCGATCCGGTTTGGATCGAGGACCCCTGTTATGCAGCGGCGCGCGAATTGTTTGACGGCACGGGGATTGCCGTGACGCCGGTGCCTGTCGATGGCGAAGGGATTGATGTGGCCTCAGGGATTGCGGCGCGGCCGGATGCCAAGGCCGTCTATGTGACGCCGTCGCATCAGTATCCGCTGGGTGTGACGCTTTCCATGGCGCGACGGCTTGCCCTGATCGACTGGGCGCGGGCCACGGGCGCCTATATCATCGAGGATGATTACGACAGCGAGTTCCGCTTTGCCGGCCCGCCCTTGAGCGCGCTTCAGGGCATCGATGGCGAGGGGCGGGTGATCTATTTAGGCACATTTTCGAAGACGCTGCTGCCCGGTTTTCGCTTCGGCTATCTCGTGGTTCCCCGGCATTTACGTGAGCGAGTGCTGACAATTCGCCGGCTAACTGATCGCTTTCCGTCGACGCTGGCCGAGGATGCGCTGACGGAATTCCTGCGCGACGGGCATTTTTCGGCGCATATCAAGCGGGCGCGCAAGCGGGTGAAGGCGGCGCGGGATGCGCTCATCGAGGCGCTTCGCTGCGATCGGCTCGCGGTGACCGTGCCGGAACAGGGTTTGCATCTGGTGGCCGAGCTCGACGGGGCGGAAGACGATGTGGCGCTGGCAGCTGAGGCGCGGGCAGTTGGTTTCGGCGTCAAGGCGCTGTCGCCGCTTTATCATGGCGAGACGAAACGGCGCGGACTGGTGATCGGCTTTTCCGGCTTTGCGCCTGACGTGCTGGCGCAGGCGGCCCGGCGTTTCGTGTCAGGCCTTCAGGGCTCGCCGATGCGCGACGCCGTCGACCCAGATCGTCAGCATCTGAGCTAA
- a CDS encoding TetR/AcrR family transcriptional regulator — MKLRQTRSRQTRDHILAAARDLFSRQGYEQTSIDQIANAAKVAKSSVFAHFGDKTNLLAALGLTEIEQLAEAGRKGVGIDPEAMLDIQLVGLLSPWLTYFCREPAFAELYLSQAAIVTGPYTETFMRLCFEVEDQVAALFTRVYPSLTSGEARLYARGAQALFHEVIVFEMSEGLKQSRPNPAPPQQLLAQMLTIWVDGVAHRRALKA; from the coding sequence ATGAAGCTTCGCCAGACCCGCAGCCGTCAGACCAGGGACCATATTCTGGCCGCCGCGCGAGACCTGTTTTCCCGTCAGGGTTACGAGCAGACCAGCATCGACCAGATCGCCAATGCCGCCAAAGTCGCGAAATCCAGCGTCTTTGCCCATTTCGGCGACAAGACCAATCTCCTGGCGGCCCTCGGCCTGACCGAGATCGAGCAACTGGCCGAAGCCGGTCGCAAGGGCGTCGGCATCGATCCAGAAGCAATGCTCGACATCCAGCTGGTCGGCCTGCTCAGCCCCTGGCTCACCTATTTCTGCCGCGAGCCGGCCTTTGCCGAGCTCTATCTCAGCCAGGCGGCTATCGTCACCGGCCCCTATACCGAGACCTTCATGCGCCTCTGCTTCGAGGTGGAAGACCAGGTTGCTGCCCTCTTCACCCGCGTCTATCCTTCTCTCACCTCAGGCGAAGCACGCCTTTACGCCCGGGGTGCCCAGGCGCTGTTCCATGAGGTGATCGTCTTCGAAATGTCGGAAGGGCTAAAGCAGTCGCGGCCAAACCCTGCGCCGCCGCAGCAGCTGTTAGCTCAGATGCTGACGATCTGGGTCGACGGCGTCGCGCATCGGCGAGCCCTGAAGGCCTGA
- a CDS encoding NAD(P)H-dependent oxidoreductase: MSFLSRDAQPSRVLVLNGNPARDALCGAMAEKIADEARRRGQTVRLVHLEDLDFDANLRRGYRARMEWEPDIKAFADSLTWCDRLVIVHPLWWGSAPAKLKGLLDRVLMPGFGFQYIEGKAFPKPLLAGRKARVVITSDTPTFFLKWFYGNGWVKVLRRQILGFCGFRDLKVKYFSPVRGAKPEALAKMVEDAAGILG, translated from the coding sequence ATGTCCTTTCTGTCGCGCGATGCTCAGCCCTCGAGAGTTCTGGTCCTGAACGGCAATCCGGCCAGGGATGCCCTGTGCGGCGCCATGGCGGAAAAAATCGCCGACGAGGCGCGGCGGCGTGGCCAGACGGTTCGGCTGGTGCATCTTGAGGATCTCGATTTCGACGCCAATCTTCGCCGAGGCTATCGCGCGCGCATGGAATGGGAACCGGATATCAAGGCCTTTGCCGACAGCCTGACCTGGTGCGACCGGCTGGTGATCGTGCATCCACTCTGGTGGGGATCGGCGCCGGCTAAGCTCAAGGGCCTGCTGGACCGTGTCCTGATGCCCGGTTTCGGCTTTCAATACATCGAGGGCAAGGCATTCCCGAAGCCGCTGCTCGCTGGGCGCAAGGCCCGCGTCGTCATCACCTCGGACACGCCGACCTTCTTTCTCAAATGGTTTTACGGCAATGGCTGGGTGAAGGTGCTGCGCCGGCAGATCCTGGGCTTCTGTGGCTTTAGGGATTTGAAGGTGAAGTATTTCAGCCCGGTGCGTGGGGCAAAGCCCGAGGCGCTGGCGAAGATGGTGGAGGATGCGGCTGGGATTTTGGGGTGA